In one Chionomys nivalis chromosome 13, mChiNiv1.1, whole genome shotgun sequence genomic region, the following are encoded:
- the LOC130885715 gene encoding LOW QUALITY PROTEIN: ribosomal L1 domain-containing protein 1-like (The sequence of the model RefSeq protein was modified relative to this genomic sequence to represent the inferred CDS: inserted 1 base in 1 codon), translating into MESSASASTPASADTPTALERLDREQIRKAVEVLLAHSKXKKNNNELLSNGNENLFLMVVLWKIPKKELRTRMSLPHSILTDSSEVCLFTKDDCESPEQTECFYKALLKKHGVNSISRIIPFRTLKTEYKAYEAKLRLLGSFDIFIADERIRRHLPTHIGRHFYQRKKVPVSVNLLAKNLSKEIKNCITGTVLNISKQGSCSAVRVGHTGMKPQHILENILAVSEMLSEKLPEKWQSVKLLFLKTEKSVSLPIFSSFVTCQDENNIMSFNSLRKKVIKKKMNYEKEKSKKKNKMLRKSSKKAASQGKTSSAPVKAPRPQKKKTSKVKTQPEGTDESEEAIPQLVPIGETPNKENLEMQENITGGKSPKKKPDTNTHPGKKRKALPATETPEASEPETAGKKPRNMPETRKPEAKFFKPRKSSNAPKDKKAQAAHSN; encoded by the exons ATGGAGAGCTCTGCGTCCGCCTCCACCCCGGCCTCAGCCGACACGCCGACCGCTCTGGAACGTCTGGATAGAGAGCAGATAAGAAAGGCAGTGGAAGTTCTGCTTGCACACTCCA TCAAGAAAAACAATAATGAGTTACTTTCGAATGGGaatgagaatttatttttaatggtggTATTatggaaaattccaaagaaagaACTGCGGACCCGAATGTCTTTGCCTCATAGTATTCTAACAGATTCATCAGAAGTCTGTTTGTTTACCAAAGATGACTGTGAGTCGCCTGAACAGACAGAATGTTTCTATAAAGCGCTTTTGAAAAAACATGGCGTGAACAGCATCTCTCGGATTATCCCTTTTAGaactttaaaaacagaatataaagCCTATGAAGCCAAGCTCCGCCTCCTGGGTAGCTTTGACATCTTCATTGCTGATGAAAGAATTAGACGGCATTTGCCTACACACATAGGAAGACACTTCTATCAGAGGAAGAAAGTTCCAGTATCTGTAAACCTTCTGGCCAAGAATCTGTCCAAAGAGATTAAGAACTGTATCACAGGGACCGTCTTAAACATCTCCAAACAAGGTTCTTGCAGTGCTGTGCGTGTTGGTCACACTGGAATGAAGcctcagcacatccttgaaaacATCCTGGCTGTCTCAGAAATGCTTTCAGAAAAACTGCCAGAGAAATGGCAGAGTGTGAAACTCTTGTTCCTAAAAACTGAGAAGTCGGTTTCCCTTCCCATTTTTTCCTCATTTGTCACATGCCAGGATGAAAACAACATCATGTCCTTCAATAGCCTGAGGAAaaaggtaataaagaaaaaaatgaattatgaaaaagaaaagtcgaagaagaaaaacaaaatgttaaggAAAAGCTCCAAAAAGGCTGCATCTCAAGGTAAAACTAGCAGTGCTCCAGTGAAGGCCCCAAGACCCCAGAAGAAAAAGACCAGCAAAGTAAAAACACAACCTGAAGGGACAGACGAGAGTGAAGAAGCAATCCCACAGCTGGTCCCAATAGGAGAAACACCGAATAAAGAAAACCTGGAGATGCAAGAAAATATCACAGGGGGAAAGTCTCCAAAAAAGAAACCTGATACAAATACACATccgggaaagaaaaggaaggcccTACCAGCTACAGAGACCCCAGAAGCTTCAGAGCCTGAGACCGCAGGAAAGAAGCCAAGAAATATGCCAGAAACCAGAAAACCAGAGGCCAAGTTCTTTAAACCCAGGAAATCTTCCAACGCGCCCAAAGACAAAAAAGCCCAAGCAGCCCACTCAAACTAA